The Microcebus murinus isolate Inina chromosome 4, M.murinus_Inina_mat1.0, whole genome shotgun sequence genome has a segment encoding these proteins:
- the ARL14EP gene encoding ARL14 effector protein, with the protein MESRMMDPCSVGVQLRTTNECHKTYYTRHTGFKTLQELSSNDMLLLQLRTGMTLSGNNTICFHHVKIYIDRFEDLQKSCCDPFNIHKKLAKKNLHVIDLDDATFLSAKFGRQLVPGWKLCPKCTQIINGSVDVDAEDRQRRKPESDGRTAKALRSLQFTNPGKQTEFAPETGKREKRRLTKNATTGSDRQVIPAKSKVYDSQGLLIFSGMDLCDCLDEDCLGCFYACPACGSTKCGAECRCDRKWLYEQIEIEGGEIIHNKHAG; encoded by the exons ATGGAATCAAGAATGATGGATCCATGTTCGGTTGGAGTCCAGCTTCGTACCACAAATGAGTGCCATAAAACCTACTATACTCGTCATACAGGTTTCAAGACTTTGCAAGAATTGTCATCAAATGACATGCTCTTACTTCAACTTAGAACTGGAATGACACTGTCTGGGAACAATACAATTTGCTTTCATCACGTAAAAATTTACATTGACAGATTTGAGGATTTGCAGAAGTCATGTTGTGACCCatttaacatacacaaaaaactagccaaaaaaaatttacatgtaaTTGACTTAGATGATGCCACTTTTCTGAGTGCAAAATTTGGAAGACAGCTTGTACCTGGTTGGAAGCTTTGTCCAAAGTGTACACAGATAATCAATGGAAGTGTGGATGTTGATGCTGAGGACCGCCAGAGAAGAAAACCTGAATCAGAT GGAAGAACTGCTAAAGCTTTGAGGTCATTACAGTTTACAAATCCAGGAAAGCAAACTGAATTTGCTCCAGAAActggtaaaagagaaaaaagaaggctCACAAAAAATGCAACCACTGGTTCAGACAG ACAAGTGATACCAGCGAAGAGTAAGGTGTATGATAGCCAGGGTCTCCTGATTTTCAGTGGGATGGACCTCTGTGACTGCCTTGATGAAGACTGCTTAGGATGTTTCTATGCTTGTCCTGCCTGTGGTTCTACCAAATGTGGAGCTGAGTGCCGCTGTGACCGCAAGTGGCTATATGAACAAATCGAAATTGAAGGAggagaaataattcataataaacaTGCTGGATAA